In a single window of the Patescibacteria group bacterium genome:
- the rplR gene encoding 50S ribosomal protein L18: MRQKINKKEIRIRRHKKIRAKIFGTATKPRVCVFISNRHLYVQAIDDNKGKTLASVSDFELKKEKKENKITISKKLGLLLAEKIKKLKIHKIIFDRGGFKYHGRVKNIADGLREGGIKF; this comes from the coding sequence ATGAGGCAAAAGATTAATAAAAAAGAAATCAGGATAAGAAGACATAAAAAAATTCGAGCCAAAATTTTTGGTACTGCTACTAAACCGCGCGTATGCGTTTTTATTTCTAATCGACATTTATATGTTCAAGCAATCGATGATAATAAGGGAAAAACATTGGCAAGTGTTTCTGATTTTGAATTGAAAAAAGAGAAAAAAGAAAATAAAATTACTATATCTAAAAAATTAGGGTTGCTATTAGCAGAAAAGATTAAAAAATTAAAAATTCATAAAATCATTTTTGATAGGGGAGGATTTAAATACCATGGTCGAGTAAAAAACATCGCTGATGGTTTGAGAGAAGGCGGAATTAAATTTTAA
- the map gene encoding type I methionyl aminopeptidase — translation MIKLKSKEEIKILREGGRILAQILFEVAKKAKPGVATRELDWLAENSILKFGGEPAFKNYQPAFNLRPFPASLCVSVNNTIVHGIPGDYVLVNGDVVKLDLGMKYEGLYTDMAITIGVGNISSLAKKLIRVTKKALSLAIKTAQSGATLGDIGFAIQNYIRSQGFYEIQTLTGHGVGYAPHEEPDVFNYGIPGKGIKLKEGMVIAIEPMVAVDSSDVIELPDGSFVTKTGCLSAHFEHTIAITERGPLILTK, via the coding sequence ATGATTAAATTAAAATCTAAAGAAGAAATTAAGATTTTAAGAGAGGGAGGACGTATTTTAGCACAAATTCTTTTTGAGGTGGCAAAAAAAGCGAAGCCGGGCGTAGCCACGAGGGAATTAGATTGGTTGGCGGAAAACTCCATTTTAAAATTTGGCGGCGAACCGGCTTTTAAAAATTATCAACCAGCTTTTAATCTTCGTCCCTTCCCCGCTTCTTTATGTGTTTCGGTAAACAATACCATTGTTCATGGCATCCCCGGTGATTATGTGTTGGTTAACGGCGATGTTGTCAAATTAGATTTGGGAATGAAATATGAGGGTTTGTATACTGATATGGCTATTACTATTGGAGTAGGCAATATTTCTTCTCTGGCAAAAAAACTTATAAGAGTAACTAAAAAAGCTTTGAGTTTGGCAATAAAGACAGCTCAATCCGGAGCGACGTTGGGAGATATTGGCTTTGCCATTCAGAATTATATTCGTTCCCAGGGTTTTTATGAGATTCAAACGCTAACAGGCCATGGCGTTGGTTATGCGCCACATGAGGAACCAGATGTGTTTAATTATGGTATACCAGGCAAAGGGATTAAATTAAAAGAAGGTATGGTAATTGCAATTGAGCCAATGGTAGCGGTTGATTCCTCGGATGTTATTGAATTGCCTGACGGGAGTTTTGTGACAAAAACGGGTTGTTTGTCGGCTCATTTTGAGCATACTATTGCCATTACCGAACGCGGTCCGTTGATTTTAACTAAATAA
- the rplE gene encoding 50S ribosomal protein L5, which yields MPTINLKEKYKKEIIPSLQKEFNLKNIFMAPSIKKVVINAGIGRLITNAGGSKNAEELIKAIKQDISLITGQWPTETKAKKSISSFKVREGQTVGLKVTLRGQKMYDFISRLVNIALPRIRDFKGIPEKNLDQYGNLNIGIPEATIFPEVTNSVLKHPFGLEITVVTNDKHRERVVKLLKLLGFPLK from the coding sequence ATGCCAACAATTAATTTAAAAGAAAAATATAAAAAAGAAATTATTCCATCTCTTCAGAAAGAATTTAATTTGAAAAATATTTTTATGGCACCTTCAATTAAAAAGGTAGTTATTAATGCTGGGATAGGAAGATTAATTACAAATGCCGGTGGCAGTAAAAATGCAGAGGAATTAATTAAAGCTATTAAACAAGATATTAGTTTAATTACCGGTCAGTGGCCCACCGAAACTAAAGCAAAAAAATCAATTTCTTCTTTTAAAGTAAGAGAAGGTCAAACTGTCGGTCTTAAAGTAACATTAAGAGGTCAAAAAATGTATGATTTTATAAGTCGATTAGTTAATATAGCTTTGCCGCGTATCAGAGATTTTAAGGGAATTCCTGAAAAAAATCTAGATCAATATGGCAATTTAAATATTGGTATTCCTGAGGCAACGATTTTCCCTGAGGTCACTAATAGTGTTTTAAAACATCCTTTTGGATTAGAAATAACTGTAGTTACTAATGATAAACATCGCGAAAGAGTCGTAAAATTATTAAAATTATTAGGATTTCCTCTAAAGTAA
- the ruvX gene encoding Holliday junction resolvase RuvX: MANILGIDYGTKRIGLAIADESLKLPLLLKPIEYSENEVEGVFKKIKKICDENKISLIILGLPLSFNFKETPICEKIKKFGELLEKYTQRKVLYQNEILTTDEAIKIQESFDIKRKRKYRSGSNLDSQSAALILESYFISRGKQ; this comes from the coding sequence ATGGCAAATATTTTGGGAATTGATTACGGAACTAAGAGAATAGGTTTGGCAATTGCAGACGAAAGTTTAAAATTACCCCTACTTTTAAAACCGATTGAATATTCCGAGAATGAAGTCGAGGGTGTTTTTAAAAAAATTAAAAAAATTTGTGATGAAAATAAAATTTCTCTTATTATTTTAGGGTTGCCCCTATCATTTAATTTTAAAGAAACACCAATTTGTGAAAAAATAAAAAAATTTGGAGAATTGTTAGAAAAATATACCCAAAGAAAAGTGTTATATCAAAATGAAATTTTAACAACTGATGAGGCAATTAAAATTCAGGAAAGTTTTGACATAAAAAGAAAAAGAAAATATCGCAGTGGATCTAATTTAGACAGTCAATCAGCCGCTTTAATTTTAGAAAGTTATTTTATTTCCAGGGGGAAGCAATAA
- the rpsQ gene encoding 30S ribosomal protein S17, producing MIKKNKTIKRKLEGVVVSDKMNKTIVVKVESFKRHPLYHKIMRVSKRFKAHDEKNECKVGDVVVIEQTRPLSKEKRWKVAQIIKRADINNEIDNVVEESEEEKKSMSNIEEQE from the coding sequence ATAAAGAAAAATAAAACTATTAAAAGAAAATTAGAAGGAGTGGTTGTTTCTGATAAGATGAATAAAACGATTGTGGTAAAAGTCGAAAGTTTCAAAAGACATCCTCTTTATCATAAAATAATGAGGGTTTCTAAGCGTTTTAAGGCGCATGATGAAAAGAATGAATGTAAAGTAGGTGATGTTGTTGTAATTGAACAAACTAGGCCTTTGTCAAAAGAAAAAAGATGGAAGGTGGCGCAAATTATTAAAAGAGCTGATATAAATAATGAAATTGATAATGTTGTTGAAGAGAGCGAAGAAGAAAAAAAGTCGATGTCAAATATTGAAGAACAAGAATAA
- a CDS encoding type Z 30S ribosomal protein S14, protein MAKTSVVARAKKKPKFSTRIVRRCFRCGRKRGYMRDFGLCRICFRELARKGEIPGIRKASW, encoded by the coding sequence ATGGCTAAAACATCTGTTGTTGCTCGAGCAAAAAAGAAACCCAAATTTTCAACGCGAATTGTAAGGCGTTGTTTCAGATGTGGTCGCAAAAGAGGTTATATGAGAGATTTTGGATTGTGTCGTATCTGTTTCAGAGAATTAGCGCGAAAGGGCGAAATCCCCGGTATTAGAAAAGCGTCGTGGTAA
- the rpsE gene encoding 30S ribosomal protein S5 has product MIKEKPYINNKKEIKSERPENQYEEKLLDLRRVTRVVAGGKRFSFRATLVVGDRAGKVGIGIAKGKDVSEAIAKAKTQAIKKIIRVPIINDTIPHEVKAKYCAAQVVLKPAQRGHGIVAGGAVRAVCELAGIKDLSAKILSRTPNKLSNAMATLAALKKIKPTILKELLTKQQKNESALTTEENK; this is encoded by the coding sequence ATGATAAAAGAAAAACCATATATAAACAATAAAAAAGAAATCAAATCAGAACGTCCCGAGAATCAATATGAAGAAAAACTTCTTGATTTAAGACGTGTTACTCGTGTTGTTGCTGGTGGTAAAAGATTCAGTTTCCGCGCCACATTAGTAGTGGGTGATAGAGCGGGGAAGGTTGGTATTGGAATTGCGAAGGGAAAAGATGTTAGTGAGGCAATTGCAAAGGCAAAAACCCAAGCCATTAAAAAAATAATTCGTGTGCCAATTATTAATGATACAATTCCCCATGAAGTAAAAGCAAAATATTGTGCAGCCCAAGTTGTTTTAAAACCAGCTCAAAGAGGTCATGGTATTGTGGCCGGAGGAGCAGTGCGGGCGGTATGTGAATTGGCTGGTATTAAAGATTTGAGCGCTAAAATTTTGAGCCGAACACCAAATAAATTAAGTAATGCTATGGCAACTCTAGCTGCTTTAAAAAAAATCAAACCAACTATTTTAAAAGAGTTATTAACCAAACAACAAAAAAATGAGTCGGCATTAACGACTGAAGAAAATAAATAA
- a CDS encoding nucleoside monophosphate kinase, giving the protein MKNPKILIFYGPPGAGKDTQAKRVAFKSGAHIVSSSKLIEEKIFDPNLQNDPIIQRERKNYESGALCTPEWVTEIINNKVKELYQKNISLIFTGSPRTLYEAENEIPFWESIYNKENIFVIVINLTDESSIFRNSHRRICEKCGYPVIYSFETEMWQFCPMCGGKIVDRGILDNPETIKVRLVEYRERTKPVIDYFINRGYSIIEIDGEPLPDVVTQNIFEQLNKVNFFNND; this is encoded by the coding sequence ATGAAAAACCCTAAAATTTTAATTTTTTATGGTCCGCCCGGTGCTGGAAAAGATACTCAAGCAAAAAGAGTGGCTTTTAAATCTGGTGCGCATATTGTTAGCTCCTCAAAACTAATAGAAGAGAAAATTTTTGATCCCAACCTACAGAACGATCCTATTATTCAGCGTGAAAGAAAAAATTATGAAAGTGGAGCATTATGTACCCCTGAATGGGTTACTGAAATAATTAATAATAAAGTTAAGGAACTATATCAAAAAAATATTTCTTTGATTTTCACTGGCTCTCCACGTACTTTATATGAGGCTGAAAACGAAATTCCGTTTTGGGAATCAATTTATAATAAAGAAAATATTTTTGTTATTGTAATTAATTTAACCGATGAATCCTCTATTTTCCGCAATAGCCATCGTCGTATTTGTGAGAAATGTGGTTATCCGGTAATTTATTCTTTCGAGACAGAGATGTGGCAGTTTTGTCCAATGTGCGGAGGAAAAATTGTTGATCGTGGCATTCTTGATAATCCAGAAACAATTAAAGTGAGATTGGTGGAATATCGCGAACGAACCAAACCGGTAATTGATTATTTCATTAATCGCGGTTATTCAATTATTGAAATTGATGGAGAACCATTGCCTGATGTTGTTACTCAAAATATTTTTGAACAATTAAATAAAGTTAATTTTTTCAATAATGATTAA
- the secY gene encoding preprotein translocase subunit SecY, protein MGIVSKAIQLFKIKDLRKKILMVVLILVIFRLFASLPIPGIDLERLRAIFASNQLLGILNIFSGGTLSKLSIMMLGVGPYITATIIMQLLTMIIPRLKEIYYEEGEAGRKKFNQWSRYLTVPLCILQSYAFLNLLISQNVILPLSPLEMVRNILVITGGSVFLMWLGELITEYKIGNGISLIIFAGIISGWPANFRSAILSYTPSNLPTYLMFIVVALIVVAGVVYINEAERKVPVAYAKRVRGNKMYGGVTSYLPLKVNQAGVIPIIFAISILLFPQFIGQIITTIKTPWALSIGKFLMGLLNNHLIYSALYFVLVVLFTYFYTMVTFDPKEISNNLQRNGGFIPGIRPGQSTASYINFVLNRITFVGALFLGLIAILPNILQSVTGTQFLTIGGTSILIVVSVAIETIKQIEAQLVMREYEGFLS, encoded by the coding sequence ATGGGAATTGTTAGCAAAGCAATCCAATTATTTAAAATCAAAGATTTAAGAAAAAAAATCTTGATGGTGGTTTTAATTTTGGTTATTTTTCGCTTATTTGCTAGTTTGCCAATTCCTGGAATTGACCTTGAAAGATTAAGAGCAATTTTTGCTTCTAATCAACTGTTGGGTATTTTGAATATCTTTTCCGGCGGTACTTTAAGTAAGCTTTCTATTATGATGTTAGGTGTTGGTCCTTATATCACTGCCACTATTATAATGCAACTTTTAACAATGATTATCCCGCGATTAAAGGAGATTTATTACGAAGAGGGTGAAGCTGGAAGAAAAAAATTCAACCAATGGTCTCGTTATTTAACAGTGCCATTATGTATTCTCCAATCCTACGCCTTTTTAAATTTGTTAATTTCCCAGAATGTTATTTTACCGCTTTCGCCGTTGGAAATGGTCAGAAATATTTTGGTTATTACAGGGGGCTCAGTTTTTTTGATGTGGTTGGGTGAATTAATTACCGAGTATAAAATTGGTAATGGAATTTCATTAATTATTTTCGCTGGTATTATTAGTGGTTGGCCAGCTAATTTCCGCTCAGCAATTTTGTCATATACACCATCAAACCTCCCAACTTATTTGATGTTTATTGTCGTAGCTTTAATTGTTGTCGCTGGGGTGGTTTATATTAATGAAGCTGAGCGTAAAGTGCCCGTGGCTTATGCTAAAAGGGTGCGAGGAAACAAAATGTATGGCGGCGTAACGAGTTATTTGCCTCTAAAAGTTAATCAAGCCGGTGTTATCCCAATTATTTTTGCTATTTCTATTTTGCTATTCCCGCAATTTATAGGACAAATTATCACAACAATTAAAACCCCTTGGGCTTTAAGTATTGGTAAATTTTTAATGGGATTATTAAATAACCATCTAATTTATTCGGCTTTATATTTTGTTTTAGTGGTGCTTTTTACTTATTTTTATACGATGGTCACTTTTGATCCCAAAGAAATTTCTAACAATTTACAGAGAAATGGTGGTTTTATTCCGGGAATTAGACCTGGACAATCAACTGCCTCTTATATAAATTTTGTTCTAAATCGAATTACTTTTGTAGGAGCTTTATTTTTGGGTTTAATCGCTATTTTGCCCAACATTTTACAAAGCGTTACTGGTACTCAATTTTTGACTATTGGAGGCACTTCTATTTTAATCGTTGTATCTGTGGCAATTGAGACTATAAAACAAATTGAGGCGCAATTAGTAATGCGCGAATACGAGGGCTTTTTGAGTTAA
- a CDS encoding DedA family protein, which produces MFSEILSAAAAFVLSVIKKGGYVGVFVLMALESCNIPIPSEIIMPFSGFLATQKIFNLLILAIIGGLGNLFGSLISYAIAFKLKDNLKKFFVKSRFFYHDYLSAERFFLKHGIKSIFWARLLPIVRTFISFPAGIFKVQIKKFIIYTFIGAFFWSYFLAYLGYYLGERWDVLGQYFHKFDYLIVALFILGVIYYIIKKIKEIKKYTKSSKNNTQL; this is translated from the coding sequence ATGTTTAGTGAAATTTTATCAGCGGCAGCAGCATTTGTTTTAAGCGTTATCAAAAAAGGAGGATATGTTGGAGTTTTTGTTTTGATGGCTTTAGAGAGTTGCAATATTCCTATTCCTTCAGAAATAATTATGCCTTTTTCAGGATTTTTAGCGACTCAGAAAATTTTTAATTTATTAATATTGGCTATTATTGGCGGCTTGGGCAATTTATTTGGTTCGCTTATTTCCTATGCGATAGCCTTTAAGTTAAAAGATAATCTTAAGAAATTTTTTGTTAAATCAAGATTTTTTTATCATGATTATCTTTCAGCAGAAAGATTTTTTCTAAAACATGGGATAAAATCAATTTTTTGGGCTCGATTATTGCCTATTGTCAGAACTTTTATTTCCTTTCCAGCTGGAATTTTTAAAGTCCAAATTAAAAAATTTATTATTTATACTTTTATTGGCGCCTTCTTCTGGTCTTATTTTTTGGCTTATTTAGGTTATTATTTGGGCGAGCGCTGGGATGTTTTAGGACAATATTTTCATAAATTTGATTATTTAATTGTCGCTCTTTTTATTTTGGGTGTAATTTATTATATAATTAAGAAGATTAAAGAAATAAAAAAATATACAAAGTCGTCTAAAAATAATACACAGTTATGA
- a CDS encoding uL15 family ribosomal protein produces MQLHELRKEYKTKKEKRVGRGGKRGTYSGRGLKGQKARAGAKIRPAIYDLIIKIPKKRGVKNKPLNEKPIAINLDILNKYFKEGDVVSPQTLFEKGLIEKKKGKLPKIKILGRGELKHKLIFKKCYFSQEAFKKVKIKK; encoded by the coding sequence ATGCAACTTCACGAATTAAGAAAAGAGTATAAAACGAAAAAAGAGAAAAGAGTAGGTCGTGGAGGTAAGCGGGGAACTTATTCGGGCCGCGGTTTAAAAGGCCAGAAAGCTCGCGCTGGCGCAAAGATTAGACCAGCGATTTACGATTTAATTATTAAAATTCCCAAAAAACGTGGAGTTAAAAATAAACCGCTTAACGAAAAACCAATAGCAATTAATCTAGATATTCTAAATAAATATTTTAAAGAAGGAGATGTTGTTTCGCCGCAAACATTATTCGAAAAGGGTTTGATTGAAAAGAAAAAAGGCAAGTTACCAAAAATTAAGATTTTGGGGAGAGGGGAATTAAAACATAAATTGATTTTTAAAAAATGTTATTTTTCTCAAGAGGCGTTTAAAAAAGTTAAGATTAAGAAATAA
- the rplF gene encoding 50S ribosomal protein L6 produces MSKIGKKLIEIPEKVQIEIKDSEVIVKGPKGELKIPVFQGFKLQLEEGFLKVIPPEDNKKRTPAFWGTLRALIANAVKGVIEGYEKKLEIEGIGYRANVEGKFLVLNLGFSHPIRYEIPEGIQITTEKNIITVSGTDKQLVGQVAAKIRSFRKPEPYKGKGIHYLGEYIRRKAGKKATGTAA; encoded by the coding sequence ATGTCTAAAATAGGCAAAAAATTAATTGAAATACCAGAAAAAGTTCAGATTGAAATAAAAGATTCCGAGGTTATTGTTAAGGGTCCCAAGGGAGAATTAAAAATTCCTGTTTTCCAAGGATTTAAATTACAATTAGAAGAGGGTTTCTTAAAAGTTATTCCTCCGGAAGACAACAAAAAGCGGACACCGGCCTTTTGGGGAACGTTGCGTGCTTTAATAGCCAACGCAGTTAAAGGTGTAATTGAGGGATATGAGAAAAAATTAGAAATTGAAGGCATTGGTTATCGTGCTAATGTCGAAGGAAAGTTTTTAGTTTTAAATCTCGGTTTTTCTCATCCGATTCGTTATGAAATTCCCGAAGGCATTCAGATTACAACCGAAAAGAATATTATTACGGTTTCGGGCACTGATAAACAATTAGTTGGCCAAGTTGCGGCTAAAATCAGATCCTTTAGAAAGCCCGAGCCATATAAAGGTAAGGGTATTCATTATCTCGGTGAATATATTCGTCGAAAAGCCGGTAAAAAAGCTACCGGAACTGCAGCTTAA
- the rplX gene encoding 50S ribosomal protein L24 yields the protein MAQKNQEKKLKFKKGDEVIMLIGKDRGKKGKIIKVLPHANKVVVEGLNLIKKHLRPKRQGEKGEIVSLPRPVNASNVALWCSSCGKGVRVGYRFEGDKKIRICKKCQQLI from the coding sequence ATGGCACAGAAGAATCAGGAGAAAAAATTAAAATTTAAAAAAGGAGATGAAGTAATTATGTTAATTGGAAAAGATAGAGGTAAAAAAGGGAAAATTATCAAAGTTTTACCTCACGCTAATAAGGTGGTGGTTGAAGGATTAAATTTGATTAAAAAACATCTGCGTCCAAAAAGACAAGGAGAAAAGGGTGAAATTGTTTCTTTGCCGCGTCCTGTTAATGCTTCAAATGTGGCTTTATGGTGTTCAAGCTGCGGCAAGGGCGTTAGGGTCGGTTATCGTTTTGAAGGCGATAAAAAAATAAGAATTTGTAAAAAATGCCAACAATTAATTTAA
- the rplN gene encoding 50S ribosomal protein L14, with amino-acid sequence MIQPRSMLKVADNSGAKIVQCFKVLGGSKRRYAQIGDIIIASVKVAQPRKSVAKKDVVRCLIIRQRKPYRREDGSYIRFDDNAVVLLDNKNQPRGTRIFGPIPREIKQKEFEEVASLAIEIL; translated from the coding sequence ATGATTCAGCCCAGAAGCATGTTAAAAGTAGCAGATAATAGTGGCGCAAAAATTGTGCAGTGTTTTAAAGTTTTAGGTGGCTCCAAAAGAAGATATGCGCAAATAGGTGATATTATAATTGCTTCAGTCAAAGTTGCTCAACCGAGAAAAAGTGTAGCCAAAAAAGATGTTGTGCGTTGTCTAATTATTAGACAGAGAAAGCCTTATCGTCGAGAAGACGGTTCTTATATTCGTTTTGATGATAACGCTGTAGTTTTATTGGATAATAAGAATCAACCTCGAGGTACAAGAATTTTTGGTCCGATTCCACGCGAAATAAAACAAAAAGAATTTGAGGAGGTCGCTTCATTAGCTATTGAAATTTTATAA
- a CDS encoding DUF4921 family protein gives MKKNKNNNHLEYISQLRQNPISKDWITIASVRAKRPEQLIIKKPKRIITPKSKCPFENPQKSGHKPPELIKFLPNKKEWFLQIFENKYPAFQPTDVSVSEQKIGPYKFINGYGYHELLVLKDHYKPLADYNTKEIFIILKALQERYCEIAQDRKIKYISIFHNWGPTAGASVYHPHLQIIAIPVIPPHIQHSLSGSHRYWIKNRHCAHCEINKFEIQNKTRMLVQNKHAISFSPFVSLEPFALRIIPVKHLPYFEETSNKILMGIAEILRKSLQILKNKLNDPDYNLFIHTAPTIEKRKYHCYHWHIEIIPKINISAGFELSTGIEITTVDPDEGVRYLKEK, from the coding sequence ATGAAAAAGAATAAGAATAATAATCATCTAGAATATATTTCTCAATTAAGGCAAAATCCCATTTCAAAAGATTGGATTACAATTGCCTCAGTTCGCGCCAAAAGGCCAGAGCAATTAATTATTAAAAAACCAAAAAGAATTATTACGCCGAAAAGCAAGTGTCCTTTTGAAAATCCCCAAAAATCGGGACATAAACCGCCGGAATTAATTAAATTCTTGCCTAATAAAAAAGAATGGTTTTTACAAATTTTTGAAAATAAATACCCAGCGTTTCAACCAACAGATGTATCAGTTTCTGAACAGAAAATCGGTCCATATAAGTTTATCAATGGTTATGGTTATCATGAATTATTAGTTTTAAAAGACCACTACAAACCCTTGGCGGATTATAACACAAAAGAAATTTTTATTATTTTAAAAGCTTTGCAAGAGCGATATTGTGAAATTGCACAAGATAGGAAAATAAAATATATATCTATTTTTCACAATTGGGGTCCAACGGCTGGCGCTTCGGTATATCATCCGCACCTTCAAATTATTGCTATACCAGTTATACCTCCCCACATTCAACATTCATTGAGCGGAAGCCATCGTTATTGGATTAAGAATCGCCATTGTGCGCATTGTGAAATTAATAAATTTGAGATTCAGAATAAAACACGCATGCTTGTTCAAAATAAACACGCAATTAGTTTTAGTCCTTTTGTTTCGCTGGAACCATTTGCTTTAAGAATTATTCCCGTAAAACATTTGCCATATTTTGAAGAGACGTCCAATAAGATTTTGATGGGCATAGCGGAAATTTTGCGGAAAAGCCTCCAAATACTAAAAAATAAATTAAACGATCCGGATTATAATTTATTTATTCATACTGCACCCACAATCGAAAAAAGAAAATATCATTGTTATCACTGGCATATTGAAATTATTCCAAAAATTAATATTTCAGCCGGCTTTGAATTATCAACTGGAATTGAAATCACCACTGTTGATCCAGATGAAGGTGTGAGATATTTAAAAGAAAAATAA
- a CDS encoding glycosyltransferase family 2 protein: MAKPFLSVIIPAYNEAERIPKTLLDMDKYLSQAGFSYEIIVVNDGSKDKTAEVVEKMRPLIKNLKLIDNKFNQGKGGVVAQGMLEAKGLIRLFADADNSTPIEQIEKFFPYFKEGYDVVIGSRAMKDSQLAVKQPFYRQILGRLGNLVIRLLAVPAIKDTQCGFKAFTEQAAEKIFSQLTIKRWGFDVEVLVIARLLGYRIKEVGIRWINDPHSKVKASAFLEVLTEVLKIRLNIWRKKYKLN; the protein is encoded by the coding sequence ATGGCTAAACCATTTCTTTCAGTGATTATACCCGCTTATAATGAGGCGGAAAGAATACCAAAAACTCTTTTGGATATGGATAAATATCTTTCTCAGGCGGGTTTTTCTTATGAAATTATCGTTGTTAACGATGGATCAAAAGACAAAACGGCAGAAGTAGTCGAAAAAATGCGCCCACTAATTAAAAATTTAAAGTTGATTGATAACAAGTTTAATCAAGGAAAGGGAGGTGTTGTTGCTCAAGGCATGCTCGAAGCTAAAGGATTAATTCGTTTATTTGCTGATGCTGATAATTCAACACCGATTGAGCAAATAGAAAAATTTTTTCCTTATTTTAAAGAAGGGTACGATGTTGTTATTGGTTCGCGGGCAATGAAAGATTCGCAATTAGCAGTGAAACAACCTTTTTATCGTCAGATTTTAGGAAGGTTGGGGAATTTAGTGATTAGATTGTTAGCCGTGCCAGCAATAAAAGATACTCAGTGCGGTTTTAAAGCATTTACTGAACAAGCAGCTGAAAAGATTTTTTCTCAATTAACAATTAAACGATGGGGGTTTGATGTAGAAGTTTTAGTAATTGCGAGGTTGTTGGGTTATCGCATTAAAGAAGTTGGTATTCGTTGGATAAATGACCCGCATTCTAAAGTTAAAGCCTCGGCTTTTTTGGAGGTTTTGACCGAGGTATTAAAAATTCGATTAAATATTTGGCGTAAAAAATATAAATTAAATTAA
- the rpsH gene encoding 30S ribosomal protein S8, whose translation MDVISDFLIQIKNAIAVKKPFISTSFSKMKYEIAQILLKEKYVNDVKIVGKIPKKMIKIELKYDDNGVPAIQEIKRISKPGCRRYIKASQLKPVKAGYGRYIISTPRGLMTNVEAKKQKLGGELICEIF comes from the coding sequence ATGGATGTAATATCTGATTTTCTTATTCAAATTAAAAATGCAATAGCGGTTAAAAAGCCGTTTATTTCGACATCTTTTTCAAAAATGAAATATGAAATTGCCCAAATTTTATTGAAAGAGAAATATGTTAATGATGTTAAAATTGTTGGTAAAATTCCTAAAAAGATGATAAAAATAGAATTGAAATATGATGACAATGGCGTCCCGGCAATTCAGGAGATAAAAAGGATTAGCAAGCCCGGTTGCCGACGTTATATCAAGGCTAGCCAACTAAAGCCAGTGAAAGCCGGTTATGGTCGATATATTATTTCAACCCCCCGCGGTTTAATGACAAATGTGGAAGCTAAAAAGCAAAAATTAGGAGGGGAGTTGATTTGTGAAATTTTTTAA